The Theobroma cacao cultivar B97-61/B2 chromosome 2, Criollo_cocoa_genome_V2, whole genome shotgun sequence genome includes the window aaacttgtcaaaaggtagaaatttttgcaatgcAATTCTTCCTATGTGGACCAATTATCAGGTACTATTAAATGCATCTTCATTAATTGATTCATTAATTAACAATTGGAATCTCAAAGGGCAATTATTTTCTCATGAACCAAAACGAGTTTTAAGACAACATTCCCAGAAAAAAGATCAAAAGACTCAGAGCTCAGAATTAATGCATTCCCATGAACTTTATTGTCTGATTGATAAACTAGCCACAACATAAACCAAGAAAGGAAACAGCTTTCATTATTACTGCTTACCTTTTGAAGAGCACCGAGACACTTGGTACACCCAGCATAAGAAGAGTTCCGGCAATTTCTCTCCAAATTCTTCACGGCAGCTGTCGGTGTCGCGTTTCGGAACCCGGAAACATTAAACGCAGCGGGGCAACTCAAAGAACTAATCTGATGCAGCCTTATCCCACAAAAACATAGAATCGCATCGCAACTCGCGTTTGGCTGAGGAATCCGCACGCGCTTGCTTAACAATGCGTTCTGCAACGAGTTCACACACTTCTGCGAATCATCTGGCATCATGGGCTGCTCTGGCTGCTCCGATTCCGCTGGAGCCGGAGCCGACACCTCCAGAGCGTACCTGGCGTGAGCTGCGAAGAGCCAAGCTGCCAACACGGGACAGCAGCGGCTCCTGTCCAGGTTGTGGCCGCAGGCATCGCTGACGCCGCCGAATAGCTCAGCTGACAGGTCGAGCCGGCAAACCTGAGCTTCAGTTTGAACTGGAAATGCGGGGACCGTATTTGGGGATGAGTAGTCTCCCGGTTTTAAAGGCTGGTCGTGACCGGATACCGGTTGAGCTAGAAAACCGGCGAGAGAGTGATGGAACATAGTgaaagaaactaaaaaaattaacgcGGGAATGAGGGTAAAGGAAACCATGTTTTTTTATCCTGTTTTTCTACGTTGATGATGAGGTTTTCAGGGTGTTTTTTGAGTAAGGAAAGAGATGGAAAAAAGTTTGCTTGGGAGTTGGGAATCGGCGTTAGAGGGTAAAAGCTAAAGAGACGACTTTTAATCTGCTCTTATAATCGttccttttattatattagagaggaaaaaggaaagagattCAAGAgatattcaaaaggtagaagtAGCAAAGGTAGTGGTGCTTTGTGCCTCGTTGAGAGATAAGCTGTAAGCAGAGGCCTTTGAAAACTATAAGCAGGCTATGGAAAACGAAAGGTGTGAGGGAGAAGAGTGAAAGTCATGAAGAAATGGGGGTCtcctgtctctctctctctctcttcagTGTTCAACTTCAATCGGGAGGTTCCCACCTTTCTCTCCTTAGAAAATTAGAAATGACAGATTACGGATATGAGCATCCACATGAAAAGAGAGAGGATATGGCTTCAGAGATTTCTCTAGGTCCATATTGAGGAAACAAAGTAATCATTCACTAATTTATATTACTACTATATGCTTCgactttctttattttaatactGGTAAATCTCGTTCTAATAGTCTAAAGTTTCAATGGAAAGGGCGAAAAAGAGATGGGTCCATTGAGAAACAGAAGAGATTCGTTTGGTTTTGGAGCTTGAAAAGAAAGGCTGTCCGTCTGAGGAATTGGCTGCTTGTGGtgtccttttccttttcattctCTATCCTCTCCTGGCTGATGGTATAGCATGATATGAAAGTGC containing:
- the LOC18608600 gene encoding uncharacterized GPI-anchored protein At4g28100; the protein is MVSFTLIPALIFLVSFTMFHHSLAGFLAQPVSGHDQPLKPGDYSSPNTVPAFPVQTEAQVCRLDLSAELFGGVSDACGHNLDRSRCCPVLAAWLFAAHARYALEVSAPAPAESEQPEQPMMPDDSQKCVNSLQNALLSKRVRIPQPNASCDAILCFCGIRLHQISSLSCPAAFNVSGFRNATPTAAVKNLERNCRNSSYAGCTKCLGALQKLKGGYYKNGTEDRSTSERASKMFNRDCQLMGLTWLLARNKTAYIPTVSAVLRAIMYSAHPHESKCSPDQENMPLAVDSLQFEKAQSSASPHPSWASFTFPVLPLIILVSMFG